The Kineococcus endophyticus genome has a window encoding:
- a CDS encoding methyltransferase domain-containing protein has protein sequence MAKERGRPRTSTVLWEGVQRLLAAASADLGTTELTVVDLGGGTGGLAVRVAALGHRVVVVDPSPDALAALERRTAEAGLSDRVRALQGDATELSALLAPGSVDVLLCHGVLEVVDDPAAALRAAHETLRPGGRLSLLVAQWPASVLARVLAGQLGQALHVLSGEEHRWGPSDPLCRRFDRAGATALAEQGGFTVTAVEGTRTFSDVVPSAVTESDDALALLRELESRAAGTEELLALAAHLHLHATR, from the coding sequence GTGGCGAAGGAACGGGGCCGCCCCCGCACGTCGACGGTCCTCTGGGAGGGGGTCCAGCGACTGCTCGCCGCCGCGAGCGCGGACCTGGGCACCACCGAGCTCACCGTGGTCGACCTCGGTGGTGGCACCGGTGGTCTCGCCGTGCGCGTGGCTGCCCTCGGGCACCGCGTCGTCGTCGTCGACCCCTCGCCCGACGCACTCGCGGCGCTGGAGCGCCGCACGGCGGAGGCCGGTCTGTCGGACCGGGTCCGGGCGTTGCAGGGGGACGCGACCGAGCTGTCCGCCCTCCTCGCCCCCGGCAGCGTCGACGTGCTGCTCTGCCACGGGGTCCTCGAGGTCGTCGACGACCCCGCTGCCGCCCTGCGCGCCGCCCACGAGACCCTCCGCCCCGGCGGGCGGCTCAGCCTCCTCGTCGCCCAGTGGCCGGCGAGCGTCCTGGCCCGCGTCCTGGCCGGTCAGCTCGGGCAGGCCCTGCACGTCCTGTCCGGCGAGGAGCACCGCTGGGGTCCGAGCGACCCGCTGTGCCGCCGGTTCGACCGTGCCGGGGCCACGGCGCTCGCCGAGCAGGGCGGCTTCACCGTCACCGCGGTCGAAGGCACCCGGACGTTCAGCGACGTCGTGCCGTCCGCCGTCACCGAGTCCGACGACGCCCTCGCCCTGCTGCGGGAGCTGGAGTCGCGCGCCGCGGGGACCGAGGAGCTGCTCGCCCTGGCCGCGCACCTGCACCTGCACGCCACCCGCTGA
- a CDS encoding DNA polymerase III subunit alpha, whose translation MTTLAPPAAPFPHLHVASGYSLRYGTSTPSALVARAADLGMPVLALTDRDGLYGAVKFVRACGEAGLAPVLGVDLATTPTGLADGLPAWADPSVAVRRTASRAPVRGGAAVDLRLPRVTVLALGADDAGAGRGWAALCRLVSATHLGGERGTPVSSLDLVAAHAGGSDGRPSLAVLLGPGSELGRALLARREDLAHAVLRRWREVLPAGSLHVEVVCHHAPPGTAGSVEHAARMLSFARAAGVPAVLTAAVRSAGPDGGLTADLLDAVRRLVPLDTRHTDRVSGQGHLLPSVDMVRTAADVAHAVGDPSAAADLLTTTAGLAARAVQDPATDLGIGGHHLPDPEALGLTRDTDQDAVLRARCEAGIARRYPGADLKGEAKVLRRLDDELDIIRKVGFASYFLTVADVCDLTRSMGVRVAARGSGAGSLVNHLLRISDVEPLGHRLLMERFLNPRRGQLPDIDLDVESARREDVYAAVLDRFGGDRVTCVSMMDSYRVRHAVRDVGAALGLPPVEVDAIATAFPHLRARDARNAIAELPELQRSGLGEERLDVFFDLVERLDGLPRHIALHPCGVVLSNPALMDRTPVEASWKGFPMSQFDKDDVEDMGLLKLDVLGIRMQSAMAYAVQEIARVEETDVDLDDRAQVPLDDPATYKLIQSTRTLGCFQIESPGQRELVGKFGPQTFDDIIIDISLFRPGPVKSDMVTPFLKARQGWTAPQYLDDRLKHVLEPTCGVVVFHEQVIELIQATTGHDLALSDEYRRHLGTRAGQEEMEPQFRRGALEHGYPEETVDRIWAVLKAFASFGFCKAHAAAFALPTYQSAWLKTHHPAAFLAGVLTHDPGMYPKRLILDDARNLGIAVLGLDVNASGDTYRVERVDPPDPLVAGDPENLDPWLGGRGVRNPDGLGAGVADGTGFGIRLSLTDVKGISEAEVARIVAGQPYRSLADLWQRARPSRPVTERLVLAGALDSLHGMRPVGRAGDAVPRRGRTTRRDLLLQVAELDRWSRSAGTAPARASARQVRRPIDARALEGGSGGRTLDVRAAAASQSQAARPVDDSARTVQLALDLGDAPEEVALSGLPDMTGPERVRAELDVLGLDASAHVVDFYTPLLRALRVTPARDLRSQRSRAELLVAGVKVATQTPPVRSGRRVVFLTLDDTTGPLDATFFEDAQGPYAATVFHSWLLVVRGVLRRTGPRGVSLRATGAWELPALWDAWTAGGIEAVHELIATAPNPEYSRAATEGAAASRSSRPVVANPPAGAPTHLEEHGSAAGGMGRRRVLVHASGFRQSPYADLKPAGEDTRNSRSIGRAAAAQPSDSAPERKLWHSSSGSSGR comes from the coding sequence ATGACCACCCTCGCTCCACCCGCCGCACCGTTCCCGCACCTGCACGTCGCCTCGGGGTACTCCCTGCGGTACGGCACCTCCACCCCCTCCGCCCTCGTGGCCCGGGCCGCCGACCTCGGCATGCCCGTCCTGGCGCTGACCGACCGCGACGGCCTCTACGGCGCCGTGAAGTTCGTCCGCGCCTGCGGTGAGGCCGGTCTGGCTCCCGTGCTCGGGGTCGACCTGGCCACCACCCCGACGGGGCTGGCCGACGGTCTGCCCGCCTGGGCCGATCCCTCCGTCGCGGTGCGCCGCACGGCGTCCCGCGCCCCGGTCCGCGGTGGGGCGGCCGTCGACCTCAGGCTCCCGCGCGTCACCGTCCTGGCCCTCGGGGCCGATGACGCCGGAGCGGGACGGGGCTGGGCGGCGCTGTGCCGACTGGTGAGCGCCACCCACCTCGGCGGGGAACGGGGCACCCCCGTCAGCAGCCTCGACCTCGTCGCCGCCCACGCGGGCGGCTCCGACGGCCGCCCTTCACTGGCGGTCCTGCTCGGGCCGGGGTCCGAACTCGGCCGGGCACTGCTGGCCCGCCGGGAGGACCTCGCCCACGCGGTCCTGCGCCGGTGGCGCGAGGTGCTGCCGGCTGGCTCGCTGCACGTGGAGGTGGTCTGCCACCACGCCCCGCCGGGCACGGCCGGCAGCGTCGAGCACGCCGCCCGGATGCTCTCCTTCGCCCGCGCCGCAGGGGTTCCGGCTGTCCTGACGGCCGCCGTCCGCTCGGCCGGGCCGGACGGCGGCCTGACCGCCGACCTGCTCGACGCGGTCCGCCGCCTCGTGCCGCTCGACACCCGGCACACCGACCGGGTCAGCGGGCAGGGCCACCTCCTGCCCAGCGTCGACATGGTCCGCACCGCGGCCGACGTCGCCCACGCCGTCGGCGACCCGTCCGCGGCCGCCGACCTGCTGACCACCACCGCCGGGCTCGCCGCCCGCGCCGTGCAGGACCCGGCCACCGACCTCGGCATCGGGGGACACCACCTGCCCGACCCCGAGGCGCTCGGGCTGACCCGCGACACCGACCAGGACGCGGTCCTGCGCGCCCGCTGCGAGGCCGGGATCGCCCGCCGGTACCCGGGGGCGGACCTCAAGGGAGAGGCGAAGGTCCTGCGCCGCCTCGACGACGAGCTCGACATCATCCGCAAGGTCGGGTTCGCCAGCTACTTCCTCACCGTCGCCGACGTCTGCGACCTCACCCGCTCGATGGGCGTCCGGGTCGCCGCCCGCGGGTCCGGGGCCGGCAGCCTCGTCAACCACCTGCTGCGCATCTCCGACGTCGAACCCCTCGGGCACCGGCTGCTCATGGAACGGTTCCTCAACCCGCGCCGCGGGCAGCTGCCCGACATCGACCTCGACGTCGAGTCGGCCCGCCGCGAGGACGTCTACGCGGCGGTCCTGGACCGCTTCGGCGGCGACCGCGTGACGTGCGTGTCGATGATGGACAGCTACCGGGTCCGCCACGCCGTGCGGGACGTCGGTGCGGCGCTGGGACTGCCCCCGGTGGAGGTCGACGCCATCGCCACCGCGTTCCCGCACCTGCGGGCCCGCGACGCCCGCAACGCCATCGCCGAACTGCCCGAGCTGCAGCGCAGCGGGCTGGGTGAGGAACGCCTCGACGTGTTCTTCGACCTCGTCGAGCGCCTCGACGGTCTGCCCCGCCACATCGCCCTGCACCCCTGCGGCGTCGTGCTGTCCAACCCCGCGCTCATGGACCGGACTCCCGTGGAGGCCAGCTGGAAGGGCTTCCCCATGAGCCAGTTCGACAAGGACGACGTGGAGGACATGGGGCTGCTCAAGCTCGACGTCCTCGGGATCCGGATGCAGTCCGCCATGGCGTACGCGGTGCAGGAGATCGCCCGGGTCGAGGAGACGGACGTCGACCTCGACGACCGGGCGCAGGTCCCGCTCGACGACCCGGCGACCTACAAGCTCATCCAGTCCACCCGCACCCTCGGCTGCTTCCAGATCGAGTCCCCGGGCCAGCGCGAACTCGTCGGCAAGTTCGGGCCGCAGACCTTCGACGACATCATCATCGACATCTCCCTCTTCCGGCCCGGGCCGGTGAAGTCGGACATGGTCACGCCCTTCCTCAAGGCCCGGCAGGGCTGGACCGCACCGCAGTACCTCGACGACCGGCTCAAGCACGTCCTCGAACCCACCTGCGGCGTCGTCGTGTTCCACGAGCAGGTCATCGAGCTCATCCAGGCCACGACCGGCCACGACCTCGCACTGTCCGACGAGTACCGCCGCCACCTCGGCACCCGCGCCGGCCAGGAGGAGATGGAACCCCAGTTCCGCCGCGGGGCCCTCGAGCACGGCTACCCCGAGGAGACGGTGGACCGGATCTGGGCGGTGCTCAAGGCGTTCGCCTCCTTCGGCTTCTGCAAGGCGCACGCCGCGGCCTTCGCCCTGCCGACCTACCAGTCGGCCTGGCTCAAGACCCACCACCCGGCGGCGTTCCTCGCCGGGGTCCTCACCCACGACCCCGGCATGTACCCCAAGCGGCTGATCCTCGACGACGCCCGCAACCTCGGGATCGCCGTCCTGGGCCTGGACGTCAACGCCTCCGGCGACACCTACCGGGTGGAACGGGTCGACCCGCCCGACCCGCTCGTCGCCGGCGACCCCGAGAACCTCGACCCCTGGCTCGGTGGCCGGGGTGTGCGCAACCCCGACGGGCTCGGCGCCGGGGTCGCCGACGGCACGGGGTTCGGCATCCGCCTGTCCCTCACCGACGTCAAGGGGATCTCCGAGGCGGAGGTGGCGCGGATCGTCGCCGGTCAGCCCTACCGGTCGCTGGCCGACCTGTGGCAGCGGGCCCGCCCGTCCCGCCCGGTGACCGAGCGACTCGTCCTCGCGGGCGCGCTGGACTCCCTGCACGGGATGCGTCCCGTCGGCCGCGCCGGGGACGCCGTGCCGCGCCGGGGTCGGACCACGCGGCGCGACCTGCTGCTGCAGGTCGCCGAACTGGACCGCTGGAGCCGTTCCGCGGGCACCGCCCCGGCGCGGGCGAGCGCCCGGCAGGTCCGCAGACCGATCGACGCCCGCGCCCTGGAGGGCGGGTCGGGGGGCCGGACGCTCGACGTGCGCGCGGCCGCGGCCTCGCAGTCGCAGGCCGCGCGGCCCGTCGACGACTCCGCCCGCACGGTGCAGCTGGCCCTCGACCTCGGCGACGCCCCCGAGGAGGTCGCGCTCAGCGGGCTGCCGGACATGACCGGTCCCGAACGGGTCCGCGCCGAGCTCGACGTGCTCGGGTTGGACGCCAGCGCCCACGTCGTCGACTTCTACACGCCGCTGCTGCGGGCGCTGCGGGTCACCCCGGCCCGCGACCTGCGCTCCCAGCGCAGCCGCGCCGAGCTCCTCGTCGCCGGGGTGAAGGTCGCCACCCAGACACCGCCCGTCCGCTCAGGGCGCCGCGTCGTCTTCCTCACCCTGGACGACACGACCGGCCCGCTGGACGCCACCTTCTTCGAGGACGCCCAGGGTCCGTACGCGGCGACGGTGTTCCACTCCTGGCTGCTCGTCGTGCGGGGCGTGCTGCGCCGGACCGGCCCGCGCGGGGTGTCCTTGCGGGCCACGGGCGCCTGGGAGCTGCCGGCCCTGTGGGACGCCTGGACCGCCGGCGGGATCGAGGCCGTCCACGAGCTGATCGCCACGGCCCCGAACCCCGAGTACTCCCGCGCCGCGACGGAGGGTGCGGCCGCGAGCCGGTCGAGCCGACCGGTCGTCGCGAACCCGCCCGCCGGCGCCCCCACGCACCTGGAGGAGCACGGCTCGGCGGCCGGGGGGATGGGGCGGCGGCGCGTCCTCGTGCACGCCAGCGGTTTCCGGCAGTCGCCGTACGCCGACCTCAAACCGGCGGGGGAGGACACCCGCAACTCCCGCTCCATCGGCCGGGCCGCCGCGGCGCAGCCGTCCGACAGCGCACCGGAGCGCAAGCTCTGGCACTCCAGCTCCGGCAGCTCGGGGAGGTGA
- a CDS encoding SAV_6107 family HEPN domain-containing protein, which translates to MPTTFDVPAGVPRPLTTAALDLLARCEDELIAALRTDDVAERYVHAHLAALRAGAAIVAVHGRPARGRRSGGPRSVWEMLPALDPGLQEWADRFAATAAVRSAVEAGRTGVVDAAAADDLLAHAEQFHRVVEVTLGLSALQPLAG; encoded by the coding sequence ATGCCCACCACCTTCGACGTCCCTGCGGGCGTCCCGCGCCCGCTGACGACGGCCGCCCTCGACCTCCTCGCTCGCTGCGAGGACGAGCTGATCGCGGCGCTGCGCACGGACGACGTCGCCGAGCGCTACGTCCACGCCCACCTGGCCGCCCTGCGGGCCGGGGCCGCGATCGTCGCCGTGCACGGCCGGCCCGCCCGCGGCCGGCGCAGCGGGGGGCCGCGCAGCGTCTGGGAGATGCTGCCCGCCCTCGACCCGGGCCTGCAGGAGTGGGCCGACCGGTTCGCCGCGACGGCCGCGGTCCGGTCTGCGGTCGAGGCCGGCCGCACCGGGGTCGTGGACGCCGCGGCCGCCGACGACCTCCTGGCCCACGCCGAGCAGTTCCACCGCGTCGTCGAGGTCACGCTCGGTCTCAGCGCCCTCCAGCCGCTCGCCGGCTGA